The Janthinobacterium lividum genome has a window encoding:
- the cobU gene encoding bifunctional adenosylcobinamide kinase/adenosylcobinamide-phosphate guanylyltransferase — protein MTRTLVFGGARSGKSAYAEKLASESGKEVIYIATAQAGDDEMATRVRHHRAQRPAEWTTLEEPLRLGDAILQQARPGTLLLVDCLTLWLTNLMFSTGETYPDVGDIALPELFHSERAHLLYALAEIGDTDSASCDLVLVSNEVGMGIVPYGAISRCFTDEAGRLNQAVAAVCDRAVFVAAGLPLYLKGGPC, from the coding sequence ATGACGCGCACCCTGGTCTTCGGCGGCGCCCGTTCCGGCAAGAGCGCCTATGCGGAAAAGCTGGCCAGCGAGTCCGGCAAGGAAGTGATCTACATCGCCACCGCGCAGGCGGGCGATGATGAGATGGCCACGCGCGTCAGGCATCACCGTGCGCAGCGCCCGGCCGAGTGGACAACCCTGGAAGAACCGCTGCGCCTGGGCGACGCCATCTTGCAGCAGGCGCGCCCCGGCACGCTGCTGCTGGTCGACTGCCTGACCCTGTGGCTGACGAATCTGATGTTTTCCACTGGCGAGACTTACCCGGACGTGGGCGACATCGCCTTGCCCGAACTGTTCCACAGCGAGCGCGCGCACCTGCTGTACGCGCTGGCCGAAATCGGCGATACCGATAGCGCGAGTTGTGACCTCGTGCTGGTATCGAACGAAGTGGGCATGGGCATCGTGCCCTACGGCGCCATCTCGCGCTGCTTCACCGATGAAGCGGGCCGCCTGAACCAGGCCGTGGCGGCCGTGTGCGACAGGGCCGTGTTTGTGGCCGCCGGCCTGCCGCTGTACCTGAAAGGCGGCCCATGCTGA